The Buttiauxella selenatireducens genome has a window encoding:
- a CDS encoding BON domain-containing protein → MKTGKVISLFSAAIIATIILTGCAGSEKKESTGNYIDDTIITTRVKSALLGEKNISSTDISVETFKGRVQLSGFVSSEDIANKAVAVTKSVKGVQVVENDLILK, encoded by the coding sequence ATGAAAACCGGGAAGGTCATTTCTCTATTTAGCGCAGCCATAATTGCAACGATTATATTAACGGGTTGTGCCGGTTCGGAAAAAAAAGAAAGCACCGGGAATTATATTGACGATACGATTATTACTACCAGAGTCAAAAGTGCACTGTTGGGTGAAAAAAACATCAGTTCCACTGATATCAGTGTTGAAACCTTTAAAGGGCGAGTACAGCTTAGTGGTTTCGTTTCTTCTGAGGACATAGCAAATAAAGCCGTTGCAGTGACAAAGTCTGTTAAAGGTGTGCAGGTGGTTGAGAATGATCTTATTCTGAAGTAA
- a CDS encoding GntR family transcriptional regulator: MKQITSLERPKSLTTLTCDVLRKEILNGALEMGEALSEVTTAKRLGVSRTPVREAFFQLGIEGLVKTEPQRGTFVFRLDREEMADLCNVRCLLECEALRLVFAKKPQALAKKWKTIVQKMTSALEAGEVVNYLNLDTEFHQVLLTLSTSEYLQQAYTPLNFKITALRNRLHKHSEHLDKGFKEHIHLAQLAAEGKLEEAISVMRSHTLLFDGSYWEYNAGQILPE; the protein is encoded by the coding sequence ATGAAACAGATAACTTCGTTAGAACGACCTAAGTCATTGACGACATTGACCTGTGATGTATTACGTAAAGAGATCCTCAATGGGGCACTGGAGATGGGGGAAGCACTTTCGGAAGTGACGACAGCTAAGCGTCTGGGTGTCAGTCGTACCCCAGTGCGTGAAGCTTTTTTCCAGTTGGGGATTGAAGGATTAGTGAAAACCGAGCCCCAGCGGGGAACGTTTGTGTTTCGTCTGGACCGCGAGGAGATGGCCGATCTGTGTAATGTGCGTTGTCTGCTGGAGTGCGAAGCTTTACGTCTGGTTTTTGCTAAAAAACCGCAGGCGCTGGCAAAGAAATGGAAAACAATCGTGCAGAAAATGACGTCTGCGCTGGAGGCGGGTGAGGTGGTGAACTATCTCAACCTCGATACGGAATTTCATCAGGTATTACTGACGCTCAGCACCAGTGAATATTTGCAGCAGGCTTACACGCCGCTGAATTTTAAAATTACCGCATTGCGTAATCGGCTGCACAAACACAGCGAGCATCTGGATAAAGGATTCAAAGAACATATCCATCTGGCGCAATTGGCGGCAGAAGGAAAACTTGAAGAAGCCATTAGCGTGATGCGTTCACATACGCTGCTTTTTGATGGCTCTTATTGGGAGTACAATGCCGGGCAAATCCTGCCCGAGTAA
- a CDS encoding TRAP transporter substrate-binding protein, protein MKKAFAIAVLACSTFVGFAANAAEYNWTFQSSDQPGNTVFKTKQDWAKQVETMSGGRIHIEILPVGAVVAHNETLEAVGSGLLTGHITDSTYFAGKDPAFSLLGNMVGAWSTPYDLYRFLEYGGGDKLYNELENPYGVQFLGAATPGQEALVSKKVIRGVADLKGLKLRSPEGMIQDVFAHVGAAPVNLPHSEVYTSLDKGVIDAADASALATNDENGYNKIAKAPVYPGFHSMPTIEVAMNKAIYDGLPEDLRAILLTSVRWLSWEYVNRLESANIKVAAKLSTDPSVRIVNWPEEERIKFRQQARITWKEYAKRSAFSQKVYDQTTTWLKSQGKL, encoded by the coding sequence ATGAAAAAAGCCTTTGCTATCGCGGTTCTCGCCTGCTCTACCTTCGTTGGTTTTGCGGCCAACGCCGCAGAGTATAACTGGACTTTCCAGTCCAGTGATCAGCCCGGCAATACCGTGTTCAAAACTAAACAGGACTGGGCAAAACAGGTGGAAACCATGTCCGGTGGGCGTATTCATATCGAAATACTGCCAGTTGGCGCGGTGGTTGCTCACAATGAAACACTCGAAGCGGTGGGCAGCGGGTTGCTGACCGGCCACATTACCGATTCCACCTATTTCGCCGGTAAAGATCCTGCCTTCTCATTGCTCGGGAATATGGTAGGGGCGTGGTCTACACCTTACGATTTGTATCGCTTCCTGGAGTACGGCGGCGGTGACAAATTATATAACGAGCTGGAAAATCCTTATGGCGTACAGTTCCTCGGCGCGGCAACACCGGGCCAGGAAGCGCTGGTTTCAAAGAAAGTGATCCGTGGAGTTGCCGATCTTAAAGGGCTGAAATTACGATCGCCCGAAGGGATGATTCAGGATGTCTTTGCCCACGTAGGCGCAGCGCCGGTTAATTTACCGCACTCAGAGGTATACACCTCGCTGGATAAAGGCGTGATTGACGCAGCCGACGCGTCAGCGCTGGCGACCAACGATGAGAATGGCTACAACAAAATTGCCAAAGCGCCGGTCTATCCCGGTTTCCATTCTATGCCAACGATTGAAGTTGCGATGAATAAAGCCATTTATGATGGTTTGCCTGAAGATTTACGCGCCATTCTGCTTACCTCCGTGCGCTGGTTAAGCTGGGAATATGTTAACCGCCTGGAAAGTGCCAATATTAAAGTGGCGGCGAAATTAAGCACCGACCCCAGCGTAAGAATCGTTAACTGGCCGGAAGAGGAACGTATTAAATTCCGTCAGCAGGCGCGCATAACATGGAAAGAATATGCAAAACGCTCCGCTTTCTCTCAAAAAGTATATGACCAGACCACCACATGGCTGAAAAGCCAGGGCAAGCTCTAG
- a CDS encoding TRAP transporter small permease subunit, with protein sequence MEHLPQTAVFSKLERGIIRFGNLLSGLFLVSVIIAVYEVICRFIFDAPTIWVHELTVFFCGICLTYGGLYCVAKKSHISIDVVYRLLKPKGQYILDLFVETAQIIFFAALSFASFIMVEKSWRSPTGAWHLENNGSAFDLPTPALLKAVIFCCALLMLSVAYLRLVRLVRRGPTVFEGG encoded by the coding sequence ATGGAACACCTTCCTCAAACCGCCGTATTTTCAAAGCTGGAACGCGGCATTATTCGCTTTGGCAACCTGCTTTCAGGACTATTTTTAGTCTCAGTGATCATTGCTGTTTATGAAGTGATTTGCCGCTTTATTTTTGATGCCCCCACCATTTGGGTTCATGAATTAACCGTCTTTTTTTGCGGCATTTGCCTGACCTACGGCGGGTTGTATTGCGTGGCGAAAAAAAGCCATATCAGCATTGATGTGGTCTACAGACTGCTCAAACCTAAGGGACAATATATCCTTGATTTGTTTGTCGAAACCGCACAAATCATTTTCTTTGCCGCATTAAGTTTTGCCAGTTTCATTATGGTAGAAAAATCCTGGCGTTCACCGACAGGAGCATGGCATCTGGAAAATAATGGATCAGCCTTTGATCTGCCCACCCCGGCATTACTTAAAGCGGTGATTTTCTGCTGTGCATTATTAATGTTATCCGTGGCTTATCTGCGCCTGGTGCGATTAGTTCGCCGTGGCCCAACTGTATTTGAAGGAGGCTAG
- a CDS encoding TRAP transporter large permease gives MSIMMSTLLILLLLIGLLPTRLPLAFLTGLIALGFAYFNFGIPGITLLTSRTYSFLTQYVFIAVPMFVFMAAILDRSGIARDLFRAMRVLSGDLRGGVAVQTLIVALVLAAMSGIIGGEIVLLGILALPQMLNMGYDKKLAIGTVLAGGSLGTMMPPSIVLIVYGMTSNVPISDLFVGAITPTILLVALYASYILCRAYFSPGAAPTPAPNEIPKAEQRAIWRSIALPLIVAAGVLGSIYAGIASVTESACVGVAGMLLATFFRKELNLTLLKGALQQTLSTCGMIIWIGVGATLLIGVYNLMGGVHFVKNLILGLDLSPILIIIIMMLILVLLGMFLDWVGIALLTMPIFVPIIISLGYDPVWFGVLFCLNMQISYLSPPFGPAIFYLKSVAPEGITLGDMFASVWPFICLQVLALSLLIAFPQIVLWAV, from the coding sequence ATGTCTATTATGATGTCGACGCTACTTATTTTGCTGTTATTGATAGGTTTGCTCCCTACCCGTTTACCGCTGGCATTTCTGACCGGATTAATTGCTCTGGGCTTTGCGTATTTTAATTTTGGTATTCCGGGTATCACCTTATTAACCTCGCGTACTTATTCGTTCCTGACACAATATGTCTTTATCGCCGTCCCGATGTTTGTCTTTATGGCGGCCATCCTTGATCGTTCGGGAATAGCCCGTGACCTGTTCCGTGCGATGCGTGTGTTATCGGGTGATTTGCGTGGCGGCGTGGCGGTGCAAACGCTGATCGTCGCACTGGTGCTGGCGGCAATGTCGGGCATTATCGGCGGGGAAATTGTCCTGCTGGGGATCCTGGCATTACCGCAAATGCTCAATATGGGCTACGACAAAAAGCTGGCGATTGGTACAGTGCTGGCAGGTGGCTCGCTGGGTACCATGATGCCACCCTCAATTGTGCTGATAGTCTATGGCATGACGTCCAATGTGCCGATTTCCGACCTGTTTGTTGGTGCGATTACCCCCACTATTTTACTGGTTGCCCTGTACGCCAGTTACATATTATGCCGGGCGTATTTCTCGCCAGGGGCTGCGCCCACTCCCGCGCCGAATGAAATACCTAAAGCAGAACAGCGAGCAATCTGGCGCTCTATCGCCCTGCCCTTAATCGTGGCGGCGGGCGTGTTGGGGTCAATTTATGCAGGTATTGCTTCTGTCACGGAGAGCGCCTGCGTGGGTGTCGCAGGCATGTTGTTGGCTACTTTTTTCCGCAAAGAGTTAAATCTGACTCTGCTCAAAGGCGCATTACAGCAAACGCTTTCCACCTGCGGGATGATCATCTGGATTGGCGTCGGTGCAACGTTGTTGATTGGCGTCTATAACCTGATGGGCGGCGTCCATTTCGTCAAAAACCTGATACTTGGTCTCGACCTCTCCCCCATCTTAATCATTATCATCATGATGTTGATTCTGGTTCTACTGGGCATGTTCCTGGACTGGGTGGGTATTGCGCTGCTGACGATGCCAATATTTGTCCCGATCATCATTTCCCTCGGTTACGATCCGGTGTGGTTCGGCGTGCTGTTCTGCCTGAACATGCAGATTTCCTACCTTTCCCCACCGTTTGGCCCGGCGATTTTCTACCTCAAAAGCGTCGCTCCCGAAGGCATCACGCTTGGGGATATGTTCGCCAGCGTCTGGCCATTTATCTGTTTGCAAGTGCTGGCACTAAGCTTGCTGATTGCCTTCCCACAAATTGTACTCTGGGCGGTGTAA
- a CDS encoding C-terminal binding protein, producing MNACILQPAYSNFQAEEQVLAAAGFSLTTAHITAGNPLPEALINAEVILIRDTLLGAEVINHLTKCKAVVRYGVGYNTVDVDTLTQRNIMLCNVPDYDTDEVSTHAMAMYLTLLRRLKSRDRDVRQGIWAVDDREPMYSPQHSVLGLIGFGRIARRLLEKMQGFRPAEVLVYDPYVDLHTLSCFGVRSATVAEICSRASMISLHVPYTPDTHHLIGAQELQNMRADCILLNTSRGGLIDEKALNQALLEKRIFGAGLDVFEQEPINPNSPLLARENLIVSDHCGWYAESSMNDLRTKAAQEAVRVLRGQPPHSCVNLPKLKVINEN from the coding sequence ATGAATGCCTGTATTCTGCAACCAGCCTATTCAAATTTTCAGGCTGAAGAACAAGTGCTTGCTGCGGCAGGTTTCTCACTCACGACCGCACACATTACCGCTGGCAATCCCTTGCCTGAAGCCTTGATTAACGCGGAAGTGATTTTGATTCGCGACACGCTGCTTGGCGCTGAAGTGATTAACCACCTCACAAAATGTAAAGCCGTGGTTCGCTATGGCGTGGGTTACAACACCGTTGATGTGGACACGCTGACCCAGCGTAACATTATGTTGTGCAACGTACCGGATTACGACACCGACGAAGTCAGTACCCATGCGATGGCGATGTATCTGACGCTGCTAAGACGACTTAAAAGCCGTGACCGCGATGTACGCCAGGGCATCTGGGCAGTGGATGACCGCGAACCGATGTACAGCCCGCAACACAGTGTGCTGGGGTTAATCGGCTTTGGGCGCATTGCCCGCCGCCTGCTTGAAAAAATGCAGGGGTTCAGGCCCGCCGAAGTGCTGGTTTACGACCCTTATGTCGATCTACACACCCTGTCATGCTTCGGGGTCAGGAGCGCGACCGTTGCCGAAATTTGCTCCCGTGCGTCGATGATTTCACTGCATGTGCCTTACACCCCGGACACCCATCACCTGATTGGCGCACAGGAACTGCAAAACATGCGCGCCGACTGCATTTTGCTCAATACCAGTCGTGGCGGGCTGATAGACGAAAAGGCGCTCAACCAGGCGCTGCTTGAAAAACGCATTTTTGGCGCGGGGCTGGATGTGTTCGAGCAAGAACCGATCAACCCCAACTCGCCATTACTGGCGCGCGAGAACCTGATAGTCAGCGACCATTGCGGCTGGTACGCCGAATCCTCGATGAACGACCTGCGTACCAAAGCGGCACAGGAAGCCGTGCGCGTACTGCGCGGACAGCCTCCGCACTCCTGCGTTAACCTCCCAAAACTGAAGGTGATAAATGAAAATTAA
- a CDS encoding SDR family NAD(P)-dependent oxidoreductase, which produces MKINLFDLTGKTALVTGGSRGLGLAMARGLGLAGARIILNGRNVDALHRSASALCNDGIEVQISPFDVTNPDAVNRAIAEIENTQPVDILLNNAGMQYREALETFPVDQWQRVMNTNCTSAFLVGQAVARGMIARRQGKIINICSLMSELGRPGIAPYAASKGAVKMLTRGMCTDWAQYNIQVNGIGPGYFRTEMNIALSGDPAFSDWLCKRTPAGRWGEADELTGAAVFLASSAANFVNGQILYVDGGLSACV; this is translated from the coding sequence ATGAAAATTAACCTCTTTGATCTGACAGGCAAAACGGCATTAGTGACAGGCGGCTCCCGGGGACTGGGTCTTGCCATGGCGCGCGGGTTGGGGCTCGCGGGTGCACGGATCATTCTTAACGGGCGCAATGTTGACGCCCTACACCGTAGCGCCAGCGCTTTGTGCAATGACGGAATTGAGGTGCAAATCAGTCCTTTTGATGTCACAAATCCAGACGCAGTCAACCGTGCCATAGCAGAAATCGAAAATACACAGCCTGTCGACATCCTTCTTAACAACGCCGGTATGCAGTATCGCGAAGCGCTGGAGACCTTTCCGGTTGACCAGTGGCAGCGCGTGATGAACACCAACTGCACCAGCGCCTTTCTGGTCGGGCAGGCGGTTGCCCGCGGGATGATTGCCCGCCGTCAGGGGAAAATTATCAACATCTGTTCCCTGATGAGTGAGCTGGGACGTCCAGGCATAGCTCCCTATGCCGCCTCAAAAGGGGCTGTCAAAATGCTGACCCGTGGAATGTGTACCGACTGGGCGCAATACAACATTCAGGTTAACGGCATCGGGCCGGGTTATTTCCGCACCGAGATGAATATTGCGCTCAGTGGCGATCCGGCGTTCTCGGACTGGCTGTGCAAACGCACCCCCGCCGGGCGCTGGGGTGAAGCTGATGAACTGACTGGCGCGGCAGTGTTTCTGGCCTCATCTGCGGCGAATTTCGTCAACGGGCAAATTTTATATGTCGATGGTGGCCTGAGTGCCTGCGTGTGA
- a CDS encoding glycerol dehydrogenase has translation MNTKIIFGAPGRYYQGPGIIQTLGQLAQAFGEKAAVITDPLVANMLATELTEQLSQNGMSHKIYTLNGDLTLKTANQLASKVSKFQPDMIIATGGGRALDAGKAVAGRLELPVITVPTVASTDSPTSKVYVLYNDEHAISAVEHLTESPAFVLVDTEILSRAPADLLRFGLGDALAKKFEARQCRKAQGNNMFGGRPTLAASALAETCFSVLWEHAENALHVAGTGEPDASFEAVVEANILLAGLGFESGGLSLAHGLTRALPYFPGAEKVPHGYQVAYCLMVQLYLEADGKEDFRQLWNWLPKLGLPRTLEELSVQIPDDPTVLRTAAESALAAPHLRNFERELSADEIVTAMLNVGIKT, from the coding sequence ATGAATACAAAGATCATTTTTGGCGCACCAGGCCGTTATTACCAGGGACCTGGTATCATTCAGACCCTTGGGCAACTTGCCCAAGCCTTCGGTGAAAAAGCGGCGGTTATCACCGATCCCCTGGTCGCAAATATGTTAGCTACCGAGTTGACTGAACAGTTGAGCCAGAACGGTATGAGTCACAAGATTTATACCCTGAACGGGGATTTGACCCTAAAGACGGCAAACCAACTGGCTAGCAAGGTCAGTAAATTCCAGCCGGATATGATTATTGCGACAGGCGGCGGCCGCGCGCTGGATGCAGGTAAAGCGGTGGCCGGGCGGCTCGAGTTACCCGTGATAACCGTACCCACCGTGGCTTCTACCGATTCCCCGACATCTAAAGTTTACGTGCTTTATAACGATGAGCACGCCATATCAGCCGTTGAACACCTGACAGAAAGCCCGGCGTTTGTGCTGGTTGATACCGAAATCCTCTCCCGCGCCCCTGCCGACTTGTTGCGTTTTGGGCTGGGTGATGCCCTGGCGAAAAAGTTTGAAGCCCGCCAGTGCCGCAAGGCTCAGGGTAATAATATGTTTGGTGGCCGTCCTACACTTGCCGCCTCCGCCCTTGCAGAAACCTGTTTTTCCGTATTGTGGGAACATGCGGAAAATGCTTTACACGTCGCAGGCACCGGGGAGCCGGATGCCAGCTTTGAAGCGGTGGTTGAAGCCAATATTCTGTTGGCAGGTTTAGGATTTGAAAGCGGTGGATTGTCGCTGGCGCACGGCCTGACGCGTGCACTACCGTATTTCCCTGGGGCTGAAAAAGTTCCGCATGGTTATCAGGTGGCGTATTGCCTGATGGTACAACTTTATCTGGAAGCCGACGGGAAAGAGGATTTCCGCCAGCTCTGGAACTGGCTGCCCAAACTGGGCTTACCCCGCACGCTGGAAGAGCTAAGCGTGCAAATCCCGGATGACCCAACCGTGCTGCGCACAGCCGCCGAAAGCGCGCTGGCAGCACCACACCTGCGCAATTTTGAAAGAGAACTGAGTGCCGATGAAATTGTTACTGCGATGCTGAATGTGGGGATAAAGACATAA
- a CDS encoding diguanylate cyclase domain-containing protein: MVDKELIHHDVVPPSNKGFNIQGKHHWYHSITGKVAVYLMLGVLIAYGVGSGAGFFEVNRISHEQWFKQAATNSQITSYIIRNIYTSVSVKSNSEGQVVAIESERPLWDDESMIQTGFNPADILTLVSTQTHNPTWLLFYDDKNGFIDTQSEQRITTTDDKTGHFALKEYYRGFATLNGKDYFVGSIPIVNLSGTTIGAVVTSIGERDALSATHNQLLTHTLLMLILILVATVVVVNWLVRKLFRPVPRLIQAVSLIADEKTDQVTPFQSQDDEIGELAKTIEKLRVAMVDRGYLQRMQEMAQKMEYMAHHDSLTQLPNRVAYRNSIDERLIKLRSEGNIFNLLLIDLDHFKPVNDTYGHIVGDELLIESAARLSAQLGEGDMAIRLGGDEFAILQQVNGDAISEAQALAEKVLAALNTPFICSGHTFAISSSIGISCAPQHGLTREDLFAHADLALYSSKSFGRNCFHFYTQGMAMTPSHDIPIIPNESHI, encoded by the coding sequence ATGGTTGATAAAGAGCTCATTCATCATGACGTTGTGCCGCCTTCAAATAAGGGGTTCAATATACAAGGGAAACATCACTGGTATCATTCGATTACCGGAAAAGTGGCAGTTTACTTGATGCTGGGGGTGTTGATTGCCTATGGCGTCGGTTCCGGTGCCGGTTTTTTTGAAGTGAATCGCATTTCTCACGAGCAGTGGTTTAAGCAGGCTGCTACCAATTCACAAATCACCAGTTATATCATTCGCAATATCTACACTTCGGTTTCCGTTAAATCCAATAGCGAAGGTCAGGTCGTCGCCATTGAATCCGAAAGGCCACTATGGGATGACGAAAGCATGATCCAGACGGGTTTTAACCCAGCTGACATTCTCACGTTGGTTTCAACACAAACCCATAATCCAACGTGGCTATTGTTTTATGACGATAAAAACGGTTTTATCGATACTCAGTCAGAACAAAGAATAACCACGACTGATGATAAAACGGGCCACTTTGCATTAAAAGAGTATTACCGTGGATTTGCCACGCTCAACGGGAAAGATTATTTCGTCGGTTCGATCCCCATCGTTAATTTATCAGGCACGACCATAGGTGCAGTGGTCACCAGTATCGGTGAACGTGATGCACTTTCAGCTACCCATAATCAATTGTTAACACACACCTTGCTAATGTTGATATTGATCCTCGTCGCGACGGTGGTGGTGGTTAACTGGCTGGTGCGTAAGCTCTTTCGCCCGGTTCCCCGCCTTATCCAGGCAGTGAGCTTGATAGCCGATGAAAAAACCGATCAGGTCACCCCATTCCAGTCTCAAGACGATGAGATAGGTGAACTGGCAAAAACGATAGAAAAGTTGCGTGTTGCCATGGTTGACCGTGGCTATTTGCAACGCATGCAGGAGATGGCGCAAAAAATGGAGTACATGGCACACCATGATTCCCTGACGCAACTGCCCAATAGAGTTGCCTATCGAAACTCCATCGACGAAAGGCTGATCAAACTGAGATCCGAAGGGAATATCTTTAATCTTTTGCTGATCGATTTAGACCACTTCAAGCCTGTCAATGATACTTATGGGCACATCGTTGGCGATGAACTGCTCATCGAATCCGCTGCTCGTTTGTCTGCACAACTTGGCGAAGGTGATATGGCCATCCGACTCGGTGGCGACGAATTTGCCATTCTTCAGCAGGTCAATGGCGACGCAATTTCAGAAGCGCAAGCGCTGGCGGAAAAGGTGTTAGCCGCCCTTAATACGCCCTTTATATGTAGCGGGCATACCTTTGCCATCAGCAGCAGTATCGGGATTTCTTGTGCACCACAGCATGGTCTAACCCGTGAAGATTTGTTCGCCCACGCCGATCTCGCGCTTTACTCCTCTAAAAGCTTCGGCCGCAACTGCTTCCATTTTTATACTCAAGGCATGGCGATGACGCCATCTCACGACATTCCCATTATTCCAAATGAGTCACACATATAA
- the ynhH gene encoding protein YnhH, with protein MRDPHLNGFSALNCPTTLKSHQSLRQAEPQAHFPLHALFLSPILSSGWHLNNTSICLRSGARIDRNRIFTILLNLQIRLS; from the coding sequence ATGCGCGATCCCCACTTGAATGGTTTCAGCGCATTGAACTGTCCTACTACACTAAAAAGTCATCAATCTCTTCGACAGGCTGAACCGCAAGCACACTTTCCTCTGCACGCTTTATTTCTGTCACCTATCCTTAGTAGCGGGTGGCACTTGAACAATACCAGCATTTGTTTGCGCTCCGGCGCCCGTATCGACCGGAACCGAATTTTCACAATCCTTCTCAACTTACAGATAAGACTGTCATGA
- the pykF gene encoding pyruvate kinase PykF — translation MKKTKIVCTIGPKTESEEMLSKMLDAGMNVMRLNFSHGDYEEHGQRIKNLRNVMATSGKKAAILLDTKGPEIRTIKLEGGKDVSLKAGQTFTFTTDKTVVGNSDIVAVTYEGFTSDLNVGNTVLVDDGLIGMEVTAIEGKNVVCKVLNNGDLGENKGVNLPGVSIALPALAEKDKQDLIFGCEQGVDFVAASFIRKRSDVVEIREHLKAHGGENIQIISKIENQEGLNNFDEILEASDGIMVARGDLGVEIPVEEVIFAQKMMIEKCVRARKVVITATQMLDSMIKNPRPTRAEAGDVANAIIDGTDAVMLSGESAKGKYPLEAVTIMATICERTDRVMTSRLDNNHDSRKLRITEAVCRGAVETAENLEAPVIVVATQGGKSAKAVRKYFPNATILALTTNEVTARQLVLSKGVIPQLVKEIASTDDFYRLGKEVALESGLARKGDIVVMVSGALVPSGTTNTASVHVL, via the coding sequence ATGAAAAAGACTAAAATTGTTTGCACCATCGGTCCAAAAACCGAATCCGAAGAAATGCTGAGCAAAATGCTTGATGCTGGCATGAACGTAATGCGTCTGAATTTCTCCCACGGTGACTACGAAGAACACGGTCAGCGTATCAAGAACCTGCGCAACGTCATGGCGACTTCAGGTAAAAAAGCAGCAATTCTGCTGGACACCAAAGGTCCTGAAATCCGTACCATCAAACTGGAAGGCGGCAAAGACGTTTCTCTGAAAGCGGGCCAGACCTTTACTTTCACTACTGACAAAACTGTTGTCGGTAACAGCGATATCGTTGCTGTAACTTACGAAGGTTTCACCAGCGACCTGAACGTGGGCAACACTGTACTGGTTGACGATGGTCTGATCGGTATGGAAGTTACGGCTATCGAAGGTAAAAACGTTGTTTGTAAAGTACTGAACAACGGCGACCTGGGCGAGAACAAAGGCGTTAACCTGCCAGGTGTTTCTATCGCTCTGCCAGCTCTGGCTGAAAAAGACAAACAAGATCTGATCTTCGGTTGCGAACAAGGCGTTGACTTCGTTGCTGCGTCCTTTATTCGTAAACGTTCTGATGTAGTTGAAATCCGCGAGCATTTAAAAGCTCACGGCGGCGAAAACATCCAGATCATCTCTAAAATCGAAAACCAGGAAGGCCTGAACAACTTCGACGAAATCCTCGAAGCTTCTGATGGCATCATGGTTGCTCGTGGTGACCTGGGCGTTGAAATCCCAGTTGAAGAAGTTATCTTCGCTCAGAAGATGATGATCGAGAAATGTGTTCGCGCACGTAAAGTTGTTATCACTGCAACTCAGATGCTCGACTCCATGATCAAAAACCCACGCCCTACTCGCGCAGAAGCGGGCGACGTTGCTAACGCCATCATTGACGGCACCGACGCAGTAATGCTGTCTGGTGAGTCTGCGAAAGGTAAATACCCACTGGAAGCTGTGACTATCATGGCAACCATCTGTGAGCGTACTGACCGCGTGATGACCAGCCGTCTGGATAACAACCATGACAGCCGTAAACTGCGCATCACTGAAGCAGTTTGCCGCGGTGCAGTTGAAACTGCAGAAAATCTGGAAGCTCCAGTCATTGTTGTTGCAACTCAAGGCGGTAAATCAGCTAAAGCTGTGCGTAAATACTTCCCGAATGCAACCATCCTGGCTCTGACCACCAATGAAGTGACTGCTCGCCAGTTAGTTCTGAGCAAAGGTGTGATTCCTCAGCTGGTTAAAGAAATCGCTTCTACTGATGATTTCTATCGTCTGGGTAAAGAAGTTGCTTTGGAAAGCGGTCTGGCTCGCAAAGGCGACATCGTAGTGATGGTTTCTGGTGCTCTGGTACCAAGTGGTACAACCAATACTGCGTCCGTTCACGTACTGTAA
- a CDS encoding major outer membrane lipoprotein, producing the protein MNRTKLVLGAVILASTMLAGCSSNAKIDQLSSDVQTLNAKVDQLSNDVNAMRSDVQAAKDDAARANQRLDNQAHSYRK; encoded by the coding sequence ATGAATCGTACTAAACTGGTACTGGGCGCGGTAATCCTGGCTTCTACTATGCTGGCAGGTTGTTCTTCTAACGCTAAAATCGATCAACTGTCTTCTGACGTTCAGACTCTGAACGCTAAAGTTGATCAGCTGAGCAACGACGTGAACGCAATGCGTTCTGACGTTCAAGCTGCTAAAGACGACGCAGCACGCGCTAACCAGCGTCTGGACAACCAAGCTCACTCTTACCGTAAGTAA